One Phycisphaerae bacterium RAS2 DNA window includes the following coding sequences:
- the clgR_2 gene encoding Transcriptional regulator ClgR, whose product MDATTHRNGVGARIRSHRTKQGISQCGLAERANVNQGYLSSIERGDRNPRPDTLRAIAVALGVPESVLLGDGDGHDAPQQLDTRGLPLFGTIPNGAPTDTQEQLEIFPVLRHLWRPDRYCLRCEFDSMEPTLKRGDIILVDYRPSVDPEFVQGRICACLVDGRSTLKRVSVEIQTRQRVVILRGDNPATPPMLIDDSREFSIQGVAVCLVSREL is encoded by the coding sequence ATGGACGCGACCACACATCGAAACGGAGTCGGTGCGCGGATTCGTTCTCATCGCACGAAGCAGGGCATCTCCCAGTGCGGCCTCGCCGAGCGCGCCAACGTCAACCAGGGCTATCTCTCCTCCATTGAACGCGGCGACCGCAACCCGCGGCCCGACACACTCCGCGCCATCGCCGTTGCGCTCGGCGTGCCCGAATCCGTCCTTCTCGGCGACGGCGACGGCCACGACGCACCGCAGCAACTCGACACGCGCGGCCTGCCGCTCTTCGGCACGATTCCCAACGGCGCCCCGACCGACACGCAGGAGCAGCTTGAAATCTTCCCCGTCCTGCGACACCTCTGGCGGCCCGACCGCTACTGCCTCCGCTGCGAGTTCGACTCCATGGAGCCGACCCTCAAACGCGGCGACATCATCCTTGTGGACTACCGGCCGAGTGTCGATCCCGAGTTCGTGCAGGGGCGCATCTGCGCCTGCCTCGTCGACGGCCGCTCCACCCTCAAGCGTGTCAGCGTCGAGATCCAGACGCGCCAGCGCGTCGTGATTCTCCGGGGTGACAATCCGGCGACACCGCCGATGCTGATCGACGACTCGCGCGAGTTTTCCATCCAGGGCGTGGCGGTGTGCCTCGTCAGCCGGGAGTTGTAA
- the clpP2 gene encoding ATP-dependent Clp protease proteolytic subunit 2: MTQSQPPEAVTANPQSLPQGHSASLPQRLDVVYVSFCAEVNPTTTEALLKTCSDLANRGVRQIYLLLSTPGGGVSNGITLFNVLRALPCQLVTHNVGSVNSIGNVLFLAGEMRYASPGTTFMFHGVGFDIVDRVRFEERNLVERLQSIRADQKKIADIIRSRTSFPKDGEIKRLFLQAATKDTAFAKERGIIHEIREAKVPDGAPVVQLVFKR; the protein is encoded by the coding sequence ATGACACAAAGCCAGCCTCCGGAAGCGGTTACAGCAAACCCCCAATCATTGCCGCAGGGGCATTCAGCTAGTCTACCCCAACGACTGGATGTCGTTTACGTTTCGTTCTGCGCCGAAGTAAACCCAACCACTACTGAAGCGCTTCTCAAAACCTGCAGCGACCTTGCAAACCGCGGTGTAAGACAAATATATTTATTGTTAAGCACCCCAGGCGGGGGCGTAAGCAATGGAATTACACTATTCAATGTGCTTCGGGCATTGCCGTGTCAATTAGTCACACATAATGTCGGATCAGTTAATTCCATAGGTAATGTATTATTCTTAGCTGGAGAAATGCGATATGCGTCTCCGGGGACCACGTTCATGTTTCACGGAGTTGGATTTGATATAGTAGATCGTGTTAGGTTTGAAGAAAGGAATCTTGTCGAGCGACTACAGAGCATCCGGGCCGATCAAAAGAAGATCGCCGACATAATCCGCAGCAGAACTTCGTTCCCCAAGGATGGAGAAATCAAAAGACTCTTCTTGCAAGCCGCGACCAAGGATACTGCTTTTGCCAAAGAGCGGGGAATCATTCACGAAATCAGAGAAGCAAAGGTGCCCGACGGCGCACCCGTAGTGCAACTTGTATTCAAGCGATAG
- a CDS encoding ISXO2-like transposase domain protein: MKTAKYKQFMSLTEEQARDYLESLRWPDGPFCPHCGDLEYVKLKGKATRPGVYKCKGPACRKQFTVTVGTIFERSHIPLSKWVAAFYLVCTSKKGISALQLQRMLGLASYKSAWHMAHRIRWAMRQEPLATMLGGTVEVDETWVGPRRRQPNGPNRWQDNKTPVVALIERGGNMRTQVYGKVTKDNLRQAIDSTVKKDAVLMTDENQAYKNITGDYAGHETVNHSADEYVRGNAHVNTAESFFALLKRGIHGTFHHCGKQHLHRYADEFAYRWNYRKVSDAERTEAALRQAPGKRLVYR, from the coding sequence ATGAAAACTGCGAAATACAAGCAATTCATGTCCCTGACGGAAGAACAGGCCCGCGATTACCTTGAATCGCTCCGCTGGCCCGACGGCCCATTCTGCCCCCATTGTGGCGACTTGGAGTATGTCAAGCTAAAGGGCAAGGCAACCCGGCCCGGCGTTTACAAGTGCAAGGGTCCGGCCTGCCGGAAGCAGTTTACGGTGACGGTTGGCACGATCTTCGAGCGGTCGCATATTCCGCTGTCCAAGTGGGTTGCGGCCTTCTACCTCGTTTGCACGTCCAAGAAGGGTATCTCGGCCCTCCAGCTTCAACGGATGCTAGGCCTTGCGTCGTACAAGTCCGCTTGGCACATGGCCCACCGGATTCGCTGGGCGATGCGACAAGAGCCATTGGCGACGATGCTGGGCGGGACCGTGGAAGTCGATGAAACGTGGGTTGGTCCCCGCCGTCGCCAACCAAACGGCCCGAATCGCTGGCAGGACAATAAGACGCCCGTAGTCGCCTTGATTGAGCGCGGCGGGAACATGCGCACCCAAGTCTATGGCAAGGTGACGAAAGACAATCTCCGGCAGGCGATTGATTCGACCGTCAAGAAGGATGCCGTCTTAATGACGGACGAGAATCAAGCGTACAAGAACATCACGGGCGATTACGCGGGACATGAGACGGTGAACCACTCGGCCGACGAGTACGTTCGCGGCAATGCCCACGTCAACACGGCCGAGTCGTTCTTCGCCCTGTTGAAGCGCGGCATTCACGGAACGTTCCACCATTGCGGCAAGCAGCACCTTCACCGCTACGCCGACGAGTTCGCCTATCGCTGGAACTACCGGAAAGTGTCTGACGCGGAGCGGACGGAAGCAGCCCTACGGCAAGCGCCAGGGAAAAGGCTTGTTTATCGGTGA
- a CDS encoding lipoprotein transporter ATP-binding subunit, whose protein sequence is MHEKIDSAAELHLRVIREPAVTPMSPRKRAVCWDFGIPPHEPPHPVADDLRIACRPGTITALVGPSGSGKSSLLNALAEELGRVAWVGREKLDKRSSIIDLVAPRRPLATAMRILTACGLGEPRLWVRSPEDLSDGERFRAALARAIGRAVGCPAPAPILCDEFTAILHRRLARALACNLRKLVSRTGLTLFVATTHEDILEDLQPNQLVRLGAEPPRVETHLPRLRRLSLHRRLVVEPGSVRDYSLFSAMHYRHRDGLGFVDKVFLLREQPGGEPLGILVFAHGPMELALRNQSTGGRFVRNLRRLNRELRVLRRLVMHPDVRGCGLGHVFVRRTLPLVGVRFIECLAAMGTVNPVFERAGMHRIGQCALPRGRLAILERLRRLKLDPFSDAFTSQIAKYPRVRRLVVETILGWSQVTHSAKGFRLRGRSPDELGQTFRQVLGEPPVYYLWDRDGEFPREGSRSEPQDRERATSPPARRAILVRRKHDPRD, encoded by the coding sequence ATGCACGAAAAAATCGACTCCGCCGCCGAACTGCACCTGCGCGTCATTCGCGAGCCGGCCGTCACGCCGATGTCGCCGCGTAAGCGGGCCGTCTGCTGGGATTTCGGCATCCCGCCGCACGAACCGCCGCACCCCGTCGCCGACGATCTGCGAATTGCGTGCCGGCCCGGCACGATCACGGCGCTGGTCGGCCCGAGCGGATCGGGCAAGAGCAGCCTGCTGAACGCGCTCGCCGAGGAGCTGGGGCGGGTTGCCTGGGTCGGCCGTGAGAAACTCGACAAACGTAGCTCCATCATCGATCTCGTCGCTCCGCGGCGGCCGCTCGCGACGGCGATGCGCATCCTCACGGCCTGCGGCCTGGGCGAGCCGCGCCTGTGGGTGCGCTCGCCGGAAGACCTCTCCGACGGCGAACGCTTTCGCGCCGCGCTGGCCCGCGCCATCGGCCGCGCCGTCGGCTGCCCCGCGCCCGCGCCGATCCTCTGCGATGAGTTCACGGCGATCCTGCACCGCCGCCTCGCCCGGGCCCTGGCCTGCAACCTGCGCAAGCTGGTCAGCCGCACCGGCCTGACGCTCTTTGTCGCCACGACCCACGAGGACATCCTCGAAGACCTGCAGCCCAACCAACTTGTGCGGCTCGGCGCCGAGCCGCCGCGCGTCGAAACCCATCTTCCCCGCCTGCGACGGCTCTCGCTGCACCGGCGGCTGGTCGTCGAACCCGGCTCGGTGCGCGACTACAGTCTCTTTTCAGCCATGCACTATCGCCACCGCGACGGCCTGGGCTTCGTCGATAAGGTCTTCCTCCTGCGCGAGCAGCCCGGGGGCGAGCCGCTGGGCATCCTCGTCTTCGCGCACGGGCCGATGGAATTGGCCCTGCGAAACCAATCCACCGGCGGGCGATTCGTGCGAAACCTGCGCCGGCTCAACCGCGAGCTGCGCGTCCTGCGGCGGCTGGTGATGCACCCCGACGTGCGCGGCTGCGGGCTGGGGCATGTGTTCGTGCGGCGCACGCTGCCGCTGGTCGGCGTGCGATTCATCGAGTGCCTCGCCGCCATGGGCACCGTCAACCCCGTCTTCGAGCGCGCCGGCATGCACCGGATCGGTCAGTGCGCCCTGCCGCGCGGGCGGCTGGCCATCCTCGAACGCCTGCGCCGACTGAAGCTGGACCCCTTCAGCGACGCCTTTACAAGTCAGATTGCGAAATATCCGCGCGTGCGGAGGCTCGTCGTCGAGACCATCCTCGGCTGGTCGCAGGTCACGCACAGCGCCAAGGGCTTCCGCCTGCGCGGCCGAAGCCCCGACGAACTGGGGCAGACGTTTCGCCAGGTGCTGGGCGAGCCGCCGGTCTATTACCTCTGGGATCGCGACGGCGAGTTCCCCCGCGAGGGTTCGCGCTCCGAACCGCAAGACCGTGAGCGGGCGACTTCACCACCCGCGCGCCGCGCGATCCTCGTTCGTCGCAAACACGATCCGAGAGATTGA
- a CDS encoding Transglutaminase-like superfamily protein: protein MSIQRLFAAWLCLAPAALLASPKSQSSAPPRAESDWAIVEMQGQRCGHMHSTQNQVGDEMHTRTTMTVEIERGPAKIKITMDQRYRETMDGKPLGFESEMLMGQMPVKQKGTVADGKITLVTDQMGATHTNTYDFDPECKFAWGLLLEQRERGIKPGMKFTVKTYEPSVRADGPVEVTFNVEKKEKVDVRGTPRELFRVTSTLQMQVPVQTTMWVDEEAKPFVTDMNLGIMKVRIVLATKEEALKTDGVKGPEMFFSTFVAADKKIPDKAKSVVLKLTVPEDGDALPDMPTTGMQTFRRVSDHEATLTIRRLDWKKLREITAPKDGAKPANEKTAEYLKSSAMVNTGDARIKRLAKRAVKDAKTPAEQADALRKYVTTYVKNKGLDVGFATASEVAKTRAGDCSEHAVLLAALARVAGLPSRGVSGIVQIPWSEMPNGAESAFGYHMWTQVYIDGQWVDIDAAMRQTDCDPTHIALSLMPLNDEALMESMMSLLPLMGRLEIEVVTIED, encoded by the coding sequence ATGAGCATTCAACGGTTGTTCGCGGCATGGTTGTGTCTGGCGCCGGCGGCGCTGCTGGCCAGTCCAAAGTCGCAATCGAGCGCGCCGCCAAGAGCGGAGAGCGATTGGGCCATCGTCGAAATGCAGGGTCAGCGGTGCGGCCACATGCACTCGACGCAGAATCAGGTCGGCGACGAGATGCACACGCGAACGACCATGACGGTGGAGATCGAGCGCGGCCCGGCGAAGATCAAGATCACCATGGACCAGCGTTACCGGGAGACGATGGACGGCAAGCCGCTGGGTTTCGAGAGCGAAATGCTCATGGGCCAGATGCCGGTGAAGCAAAAGGGCACGGTGGCCGACGGCAAGATCACGCTCGTGACCGATCAGATGGGCGCGACGCACACGAATACGTACGACTTCGACCCCGAGTGCAAGTTCGCGTGGGGCCTGCTGCTGGAGCAGCGCGAGCGCGGGATCAAGCCCGGGATGAAGTTCACGGTGAAGACGTATGAGCCGTCGGTCCGCGCGGACGGCCCGGTCGAGGTGACGTTCAACGTGGAGAAGAAGGAGAAAGTGGACGTTCGCGGGACGCCGCGCGAGTTGTTCCGCGTGACCAGCACGCTCCAGATGCAGGTGCCGGTGCAGACGACGATGTGGGTGGACGAGGAAGCCAAGCCGTTCGTCACCGACATGAACCTCGGGATCATGAAAGTGCGGATCGTTCTCGCGACGAAGGAGGAGGCCCTGAAGACGGACGGCGTGAAGGGGCCGGAGATGTTCTTCAGCACGTTTGTGGCGGCCGACAAGAAGATCCCGGACAAGGCGAAATCGGTGGTGTTGAAACTGACCGTGCCCGAAGACGGCGACGCGCTGCCCGACATGCCGACCACGGGGATGCAGACTTTCCGGCGCGTGAGCGATCACGAGGCGACGCTGACAATCCGCCGGCTGGACTGGAAAAAGCTTCGCGAGATCACCGCGCCGAAGGACGGCGCGAAGCCCGCGAACGAGAAGACGGCCGAGTACCTCAAGTCGTCCGCCATGGTGAACACGGGCGATGCGCGAATCAAGCGGCTCGCCAAGCGCGCGGTGAAGGACGCGAAGACCCCGGCCGAGCAGGCCGACGCGCTGCGGAAATACGTAACCACGTATGTGAAGAACAAGGGCCTCGATGTGGGGTTCGCCACGGCGAGCGAAGTGGCGAAGACGCGGGCGGGCGATTGCAGCGAGCATGCCGTGCTGCTGGCGGCGCTGGCGCGGGTGGCGGGCCTGCCGTCGCGCGGCGTGAGCGGGATCGTGCAGATTCCGTGGAGCGAGATGCCCAACGGGGCCGAGAGCGCGTTCGGTTATCACATGTGGACGCAGGTCTATATCGACGGGCAATGGGTGGACATCGACGCCGCCATGCGCCAGACCGATTGCGACCCGACGCACATCGCCCTGTCGCTGATGCCGCTGAACGACGAGGCCCTGATGGAGTCGATGATGTCGCTGCTGCCGCTGATGGGCCGGCTTGAGATCGAAGTCGTCACCATCGAGGACTGA
- a CDS encoding 3 beta-hydroxysteroid dehydrogenase/Delta 5-->4-isomerase, whose translation MRIAVTGATGFLGRYIVQRLAASGHALRCWRRAESDASGFDNAPGAIEWVHGGLGEPDGFTDYCRGVDAVVHGALARAAGTGFRAAADAGFEDFIRLNLHGSLTLMRAARAAGVPRFVFISTCAVHEVILPDRSLDEAHPLWATSHYGAHKAAIEKFVHSFGLGEAWPICAVRPTGIYGVAHPPARSKWYELVRRVTRGEPMTCERGGKEVHAADVAKAVEILLTAPEESIRGQAFNCYDRYVADYTVARLAAELSGSRATITGSAASPKNQIAVDKIMKLGMTFGGEALLRETVDQLVNHARADSHA comes from the coding sequence ATGCGCATCGCCGTCACCGGCGCGACAGGCTTTCTGGGCCGTTACATCGTTCAACGCCTCGCCGCGTCGGGCCACGCGCTGCGCTGCTGGCGCCGGGCCGAGTCCGACGCATCCGGATTCGACAACGCACCCGGCGCGATCGAATGGGTTCACGGCGGGCTGGGCGAACCCGACGGATTCACGGATTACTGCCGCGGCGTCGATGCCGTCGTCCATGGCGCGCTGGCGCGGGCCGCGGGGACAGGCTTTCGCGCGGCAGCCGACGCCGGTTTTGAGGACTTCATCCGCCTCAATCTGCACGGCTCGCTCACGCTGATGCGCGCGGCACGGGCCGCAGGCGTACCGCGATTTGTCTTTATCTCGACCTGCGCCGTGCACGAAGTCATCCTCCCCGATCGGTCGCTGGACGAGGCGCACCCGCTCTGGGCGACTTCGCACTACGGCGCGCACAAGGCAGCGATTGAAAAGTTCGTGCACAGCTTCGGACTGGGCGAGGCCTGGCCGATCTGCGCCGTGCGGCCGACCGGGATTTACGGCGTGGCCCATCCGCCGGCGCGCAGCAAATGGTACGAGCTGGTGCGGCGCGTCACGCGCGGCGAACCGATGACGTGCGAGCGCGGCGGCAAGGAGGTCCACGCGGCTGACGTGGCGAAGGCCGTGGAGATTCTCCTGACCGCGCCCGAGGAATCGATCCGCGGGCAGGCTTTCAATTGCTACGACCGGTACGTGGCGGATTACACCGTGGCGAGGTTGGCGGCGGAATTGAGCGGCAGCCGCGCGACGATCACCGGCAGCGCCGCATCACCGAAGAATCAAATCGCCGTCGATAAGATTATGAAGCTGGGAATGACCTTTGGCGGCGAGGCCCTGCTGCGCGAAACGGTAGACCAATTGGTGAATCACGCCCGCGCCGATTCGCACGCGTGA
- a CDS encoding Type I phosphodiesterase / nucleotide pyrophosphatase produces MPGANATNGDSACFERVLLIGLDGATFDVLGPLMDQGVMPHLKALTAGGVWGELESTRPPITPAAWTTFMTGKGPGKHGIIDFLRYDVEANRLVFNNNQRISQKTIWSILSDKDYRVGSINVPMTFPPEEVNGFMISGFDTPTGQDFTYPKELQAEILERYPDYTHEKKWERKALGGDKVFAQNLRYICDSFERGYELARFCGDKYGWDVLMVLFKLVDNLQHKAWRYLDPRTRHLDPKRTQLTIDCFAALDRVLGKLRTLADEHGATILIMSDHGHGSLDGKVQPNLLLAKWGYLALRNGAAKAQSRAGIWWKRLVGSRNGAGNGSNLDHDLAFDASRTRACVLHAGIYGFLYINLKGRQPDGIVEPRDYEALRREIREKLLAETCKDRDGNTMNIFTDVFVTEHLYGCNRQDHPWMPDLLLAPADGLAVIKKIRGSSPVRWVELDRLEGTHRLDGIFVANGPGIRGGRKIRAHIADIAPTLIAGLGERVPNDMEGHVIQELFDKPVHVRYEPPRERRIDETAPVLSKSQLEEVASRLGDLGYLD; encoded by the coding sequence ATGCCCGGTGCAAACGCGACAAACGGTGACAGCGCCTGTTTCGAACGGGTGCTTCTGATCGGGCTGGACGGCGCGACCTTTGACGTGCTCGGCCCGCTCATGGATCAGGGCGTCATGCCGCACCTCAAGGCGCTCACCGCCGGCGGCGTCTGGGGCGAGTTGGAATCGACCCGCCCGCCGATCACGCCCGCCGCCTGGACGACCTTCATGACCGGCAAAGGCCCGGGCAAGCACGGGATTATCGACTTTCTTCGATATGACGTGGAGGCCAACCGGCTCGTTTTCAACAACAACCAGCGCATCAGCCAGAAGACCATCTGGAGCATCCTGAGCGACAAGGACTATCGCGTCGGCTCGATCAACGTGCCGATGACCTTCCCGCCCGAAGAAGTCAACGGCTTCATGATCTCCGGCTTCGACACGCCGACGGGGCAGGACTTCACCTATCCGAAAGAACTCCAGGCCGAGATTCTCGAACGCTATCCCGACTACACACACGAGAAGAAATGGGAGCGCAAGGCCCTCGGCGGCGACAAGGTCTTCGCGCAGAACCTCCGCTACATCTGCGACAGTTTCGAGCGCGGCTACGAACTGGCCCGCTTCTGCGGCGACAAGTACGGCTGGGACGTGCTCATGGTCCTGTTCAAACTCGTGGACAACCTCCAGCACAAGGCCTGGCGCTACCTCGACCCGCGCACGCGCCACCTCGACCCGAAGCGGACGCAGCTTACGATCGACTGCTTCGCCGCTCTGGACCGCGTCCTCGGCAAGCTCCGCACGCTGGCCGATGAACACGGCGCGACCATCCTCATCATGTCGGACCACGGCCACGGCAGCCTCGACGGCAAGGTCCAGCCCAACCTGCTGCTTGCCAAGTGGGGCTACCTCGCCCTGCGCAACGGCGCTGCCAAGGCCCAGAGTCGCGCCGGCATCTGGTGGAAGCGGCTCGTCGGCTCGCGCAACGGCGCCGGCAACGGCAGCAACCTCGATCACGATCTCGCCTTCGACGCCTCGCGCACTCGCGCATGCGTCCTGCACGCCGGCATCTACGGCTTCCTGTACATCAATCTCAAGGGTCGCCAGCCCGACGGAATCGTCGAACCGCGCGATTACGAAGCCCTGCGCCGCGAAATCCGGGAGAAACTCCTCGCCGAAACCTGCAAGGACCGCGACGGCAACACGATGAATATCTTTACCGATGTCTTCGTCACCGAGCACCTCTACGGTTGCAACCGGCAGGATCATCCGTGGATGCCCGACCTGCTCCTCGCCCCGGCCGACGGCCTCGCCGTTATCAAAAAAATCCGCGGTTCGTCGCCCGTGCGATGGGTCGAGCTGGACCGGCTCGAGGGCACGCACCGGCTCGACGGCATCTTCGTCGCCAACGGCCCGGGCATCCGCGGCGGTCGAAAAATCCGGGCGCACATCGCCGACATCGCACCAACTCTCATCGCAGGACTCGGCGAGCGCGTCCCGAATGACATGGAAGGCCACGTCATTCAGGAACTGTTCGACAAGCCGGTCCATGTCCGCTACGAGCCGCCACGCGAACGCCGCATCGACGAGACCGCACCCGTCCTTAGCAAGTCGCAACTTGAGGAAGTCGCCAGCCGCCTTGGCGACCTCGGTTATCTCGACTGA
- a CDS encoding Beta propeller domain protein, producing MPRLRPSPRPMAPRERKHFTMSLPRDPCARLASPHCFARFALLALACAVLSAGAACDAVRLTGSGNNAPGQFGFGNDAAAPASAEAAQTESVARDIEEADVVKVVGDRVYVLNRYKGLIIIDVSDPGQPTVLGTFDLRGRGVEMYVVADRVFALLSADFFFYADVLPVLGGAEPGVAASPPLVPQSRQPDFEGSQLAIVDVSDPTQPESEGKINLVGYASQSRRVGDIIYVVGTSLAAGQPNGDTQSPDTGAFVVSTNAFVASVNVADPANPVPVQRETFEGDNAVIHVSTTTIFAGSSEYDFDTGDVSTRVTAIDISDPAGAINVRGDVLVPGSIRNRFYMDEFDGALRVVTQSTGFGFREVALYTYDVTDLDDILPLSSVDIIQNESLEAVRFDGPRGYAVTFFRVDPLFVLDLSDPANPAVTGELEVPGWSTHIEPRGDRLIAVGIDDTDGQRPAVAYYDVSDPSSPQQLSRVILGPPGSYTESEATYDEKAFKVVDELNLIAIPFRHVEYPAGPTPVPGEPTPFDDSPPGAGEGSDSSSPGSAAEINQPICQNAVQLVDFSDTALVQRGIFEHRGRVERVGVIDGRVFALSQASFQMVDIADRDAPASTGVADFFTDEEMPYYADDCGYIYFGGIDEGFGQAGTLAQLLASLLNNCGATGALPMAGIVAGFVGMARVRRRRPRT from the coding sequence ATGCCGCGCCTTCGTCCGAGTCCCCGCCCGATGGCTCCTCGCGAAAGGAAACACTTCACTATGTCACTCCCGCGTGACCCCTGCGCCCGCCTCGCATCGCCCCATTGCTTTGCTCGATTTGCACTGCTCGCGCTCGCGTGCGCAGTGCTGTCGGCCGGTGCCGCCTGCGACGCCGTGCGCCTCACAGGCTCCGGCAACAATGCCCCGGGCCAGTTCGGTTTCGGGAACGACGCTGCCGCACCTGCATCGGCAGAGGCCGCCCAGACCGAATCCGTCGCCCGCGACATCGAAGAGGCCGACGTGGTCAAGGTCGTCGGAGACCGTGTCTATGTCCTGAATCGCTACAAAGGGCTTATTATCATCGACGTGTCCGATCCCGGCCAGCCGACCGTGCTTGGCACCTTCGATCTTCGCGGCCGCGGCGTGGAGATGTACGTCGTCGCCGACCGCGTCTTCGCCCTGCTTAGCGCCGATTTCTTCTTTTATGCCGACGTTCTGCCGGTCCTGGGCGGCGCCGAACCGGGTGTCGCCGCCAGCCCGCCGCTCGTGCCCCAGAGCCGTCAACCCGATTTTGAAGGCAGCCAGCTTGCCATCGTCGATGTCAGCGATCCGACGCAGCCGGAATCCGAGGGCAAGATCAACCTCGTCGGCTATGCCAGCCAGAGCCGACGAGTCGGCGACATCATCTACGTCGTCGGCACCAGCCTTGCCGCCGGGCAGCCCAACGGCGATACGCAATCGCCGGATACCGGTGCGTTTGTTGTCTCCACTAACGCGTTCGTCGCTTCGGTAAACGTCGCCGATCCGGCCAACCCCGTGCCCGTGCAACGCGAGACCTTCGAGGGCGACAACGCCGTCATCCATGTCTCGACCACGACCATCTTCGCCGGCAGCAGTGAATACGACTTCGACACCGGCGACGTCTCCACGCGCGTCACCGCGATCGACATCTCCGATCCGGCCGGCGCGATCAACGTCCGCGGCGATGTGCTCGTCCCCGGCTCGATCCGCAATCGCTTCTACATGGACGAATTCGACGGAGCCCTGCGCGTCGTCACCCAGTCCACCGGCTTCGGCTTCCGCGAGGTCGCGCTTTACACCTACGACGTGACCGACCTCGACGACATCCTCCCGCTCAGCAGCGTCGACATCATCCAGAACGAATCGCTTGAAGCCGTGCGCTTCGACGGCCCGCGCGGCTACGCCGTCACCTTCTTCCGAGTCGACCCGCTCTTTGTCCTCGATCTCTCCGACCCGGCCAACCCCGCCGTCACAGGCGAACTCGAAGTGCCCGGCTGGTCCACGCACATCGAGCCGCGCGGCGACCGGCTCATCGCGGTCGGCATCGACGACACGGACGGTCAGCGGCCTGCCGTCGCCTATTACGACGTGTCCGACCCGAGCAGCCCGCAGCAGCTCTCGCGCGTCATCCTCGGCCCGCCCGGTTCCTACACCGAGTCGGAGGCCACCTACGACGAGAAGGCGTTCAAGGTCGTGGACGAGTTGAACCTCATTGCGATTCCCTTCCGCCACGTCGAGTACCCCGCCGGGCCGACACCGGTTCCGGGCGAGCCGACGCCGTTCGACGATTCGCCGCCGGGCGCGGGCGAAGGCTCCGATTCATCAAGCCCCGGTTCGGCAGCGGAGATCAACCAGCCCATCTGTCAGAACGCGGTGCAGTTGGTCGACTTCTCCGACACGGCGCTCGTCCAGCGCGGCATCTTCGAACATCGCGGCCGCGTCGAACGCGTCGGCGTCATTGACGGCCGTGTCTTCGCGCTGTCGCAGGCATCCTTCCAGATGGTGGACATCGCCGACCGCGATGCACCCGCATCCACGGGCGTGGCCGACTTCTTCACCGACGAAGAGATGCCGTACTACGCCGATGACTGCGGCTATATTTACTTCGGCGGCATCGACGAAGGATTCGGCCAGGCCGGTACGCTCGCGCAGCTTCTCGCTTCGCTGCTGAACAATTGCGGCGCGACCGGCGCCTTGCCGATGGCGGGCATTGTTGCGGGGTTCGTCGGAATGGCCCGCGTGCGCCGACGACGCCCGCGGACTTGA
- the clpC1 gene encoding ATP-dependent Clp protease ATP-binding subunit ClpC1 produces the protein MHEKLTSRMEAIIRLSQRIARDYEQDYVGTEHLLLAVLEEGTGVGAEILKELGIDLPKAKNAVDRLIKASLEDTWVFGRLPGTPHFRNVMAVAIEEARHFSSKVVCSEHLLLALAREDGSVAQAALHDLGVRVDTLRAAVQNRLSQ, from the coding sequence ATGCACGAAAAACTCACGAGCCGAATGGAGGCCATCATCCGTTTGTCGCAGCGCATCGCGCGCGACTACGAGCAAGACTACGTCGGCACCGAGCACCTTCTGCTCGCCGTGCTCGAGGAAGGCACCGGCGTCGGCGCAGAGATTCTCAAAGAACTCGGAATCGACCTGCCCAAAGCCAAAAACGCTGTCGATCGCCTCATCAAGGCCAGCCTTGAAGATACCTGGGTCTTCGGCCGTCTGCCCGGCACGCCGCATTTTCGAAATGTGATGGCCGTGGCGATTGAAGAAGCGCGACACTTCTCCAGCAAGGTCGTCTGCAGCGAGCACCTGCTGCTCGCCCTCGCTCGGGAAGACGGCAGCGTCGCCCAGGCAGCCCTTCATGACCTCGGCGTCCGGGTGGACACCCTTCGCGCCGCGGTCCAGAATCGCCTAAGTCAATGA